A genome region from Lusitaniella coriacea LEGE 07157 includes the following:
- a CDS encoding Mpo1-like protein has protein sequence MNHFQAAKAHFLQCHQHPINQLFHHITNLFAIAAIFCIFYDWRLTVLCVVLTQVFALSGHIFFEKNEPAFNKYPGIVILVSLLWSLENGFGLRQIFSKSPSFTENR, from the coding sequence ATGAATCATTTCCAAGCCGCAAAAGCACACTTTCTCCAATGCCACCAACATCCCATCAATCAGCTTTTTCACCATATTACAAATCTGTTCGCGATCGCGGCAATTTTTTGCATCTTCTACGATTGGCGACTCACCGTCCTTTGCGTCGTTCTCACTCAAGTCTTTGCACTCAGCGGTCACATCTTCTTCGAGAAAAACGAACCGGCATTTAACAAGTATCCCGGAATTGTCATTCTCGTTTCCCTGTTGTGGTCTTTAGAAAACGGATTTGGATTGCGCCAAATTTTCTCAAAATCCCCCTCCTTTACCGAGAACCGATGA
- a CDS encoding thiol-disulfide oxidoreductase DCC family protein translates to MQYRVIYDGNCNLCVTFTQLLQQFDGGKQFVYIPMQDSETLQQWGITSQDCEMGMILLNNQTPPKKWQGSDAAEEIARLLPMGQLFIDTYRAIPGMKWMGDRAYEQIRDNRYNWFGRRSSTYHAPYSIGCDPNGRHGEEY, encoded by the coding sequence ATGCAATATCGCGTGATTTACGATGGAAACTGCAACCTCTGTGTCACCTTCACCCAACTCCTCCAACAGTTCGACGGAGGAAAACAATTCGTTTACATTCCCATGCAAGATAGCGAAACCCTCCAACAATGGGGAATTACCTCTCAAGATTGCGAAATGGGGATGATACTTCTCAATAATCAAACCCCTCCCAAAAAATGGCAAGGAAGCGACGCAGCAGAAGAAATCGCACGTTTGTTGCCAATGGGTCAACTTTTCATCGACACCTATCGTGCAATCCCCGGAATGAAGTGGATGGGCGATCGCGCCTACGAACAAATCCGCGATAATCGGTATAACTGGTTTGGTCGGCGTTCCTCCACCTACCACGCACCCTACTCCATCGGATGTGACCCTAATGGGAGACACGGAGAAGAGTATTGA
- a CDS encoding carbon dioxide-concentrating mechanism protein CcmK produces the protein MSRMEVRANLSARQAQLRQQQLSGESALGLVSTRSFPAIVGTADMMLKSAEVTLVGYEKIGGGYCTAIVRGKTADVRLAVEEGARTAEQFGQLISKMVLARPMQNLEAVFPIGKYLAHIAQEQQSYSRLSNQSLGLLETRGFPAMVGAADAMLKSADVQLASYETIGDGLCTAIIRGSVSNVAIAVEAGMYEAERIGELNAVMVIPRPLEDLEHTLPVASCWLDKPEPLPILLSKTEEKKQEELVELPELEKVPLSLEEAKEEKLEEMSLSMEEVKEEEFQEISSPSEEDKEELDW, from the coding sequence ATGTCTAGAATGGAAGTTCGAGCTAATTTATCTGCGCGTCAAGCACAATTGAGGCAGCAGCAACTCAGTGGAGAAAGCGCACTCGGTTTAGTCTCCACCCGAAGTTTCCCCGCCATTGTCGGTACCGCAGACATGATGCTCAAATCCGCAGAAGTCACCTTAGTCGGCTACGAAAAAATTGGCGGAGGATACTGTACCGCAATTGTTCGCGGAAAAACCGCAGATGTTCGCCTCGCCGTGGAAGAAGGCGCTCGCACCGCAGAACAGTTCGGACAATTAATCTCTAAAATGGTTCTAGCGCGTCCCATGCAGAACCTAGAAGCCGTGTTTCCCATCGGCAAGTATTTGGCACACATTGCTCAAGAACAGCAAAGCTACAGTCGCCTCAGCAATCAATCCCTCGGTTTGCTCGAAACGCGCGGTTTCCCCGCAATGGTGGGTGCAGCCGATGCAATGCTCAAATCCGCAGACGTACAACTCGCTTCCTACGAAACTATTGGAGATGGATTGTGTACTGCCATCATTCGCGGTTCTGTGTCCAATGTCGCCATTGCAGTCGAAGCGGGAATGTACGAAGCCGAACGCATCGGAGAACTCAACGCCGTTATGGTCATTCCCCGACCCCTCGAAGACCTCGAACACACGCTTCCCGTTGCCAGTTGTTGGCTGGACAAACCCGAACCCTTACCAATCCTCCTCTCCAAAACAGAGGAGAAAAAACAAGAAGAATTGGTGGAATTGCCAGAATTGGAAAAAGTGCCTCTCTCTTTGGAAGAAGCGAAGGAAGAGAAGTTGGAGGAAATGTCTCTTTCTATGGAAGAGGTGAAAGAAGAAGAATTTCAAGAAATATCCTCTCCCTCGGAAGAAGATAAGGAAGAATTAGATTGGTAG
- a CDS encoding ankyrin repeat domain-containing protein gives MENSALETAIAREDIELIKNLINKGANVNAVNRETGETSLMLAAYTGNLQLVKILLEAGALANAVNRETGETALVFAAQRGHKDIFEYLLPLTTDLQQKQYAEAELPRGLLLKARRDDPLLSSLIAAVVRGEIQTIRELIVKGANINVFDENGETPLYISVSNYAIDVARVLLELGADPNTPAENDSYTPLAEAIVRRYTEMVTLLIEAGANPDLLVNGATPLMIAAESNCLDIANVLLQTGIDVNFRTENGQTALFFAARSGKIEMMQLLQNAGATGDYSEVLEDWRQNEF, from the coding sequence ATGGAAAACAGTGCTTTAGAAACTGCGATAGCAAGAGAAGACATTGAATTAATTAAAAATTTAATTAACAAAGGAGCAAACGTTAATGCTGTTAATCGTGAAACAGGGGAAACGTCTTTAATGCTTGCTGCTTATACCGGAAATCTCCAACTTGTCAAAATTTTGCTCGAAGCTGGTGCGCTGGCTAATGCTGTCAATCGCGAAACAGGGGAAACAGCCTTAGTTTTTGCGGCACAAAGAGGTCACAAAGATATCTTTGAATATCTACTTCCGCTGACGACTGATTTACAGCAAAAACAATATGCGGAAGCCGAACTTCCTCGTGGACTCCTGCTCAAGGCAAGACGAGACGATCCACTTCTCAGTAGTTTGATAGCGGCTGTCGTTCGAGGAGAGATTCAAACAATTCGAGAATTAATTGTCAAGGGAGCAAATATTAATGTGTTTGATGAAAACGGAGAAACACCGCTCTATATATCGGTTTCCAATTATGCAATAGATGTCGCTCGCGTATTATTAGAACTTGGTGCTGACCCGAATACTCCTGCTGAAAATGATAGCTATACTCCTTTAGCAGAAGCCATTGTAAGGAGGTACACAGAAATGGTTACTCTCCTGATTGAAGCAGGTGCCAATCCTGACTTATTAGTTAATGGTGCAACTCCGCTCATGATAGCGGCAGAGAGCAACTGTTTAGATATCGCCAACGTATTGCTTCAAACGGGAATAGATGTGAATTTCAGAACTGAAAACGGTCAAACGGCTTTATTTTTTGCCGCACGAAGCGGAAAGATAGAAATGATGCAATTGCTGCAAAATGCGGGTGCAACGGGAGATTATTCTGAGGTCTTGGAAGATTGGAGACAAAACGAGTTTTGA
- a CDS encoding FAD-dependent hydroxylase gives MALEQLTKTTNPKPQDLDCDLVIVGGGIVGATLACSLKGPGLQVILIEAKTLEAAATRPQAYALSLLSGRIFEGIGVWDDILPKISQYHSIQLSDADYPHILQFQPEDLGTDALGYVAEHGVVLRALQKSLADCPNIRWLCPAEVVGIEDGASAVAIRVKMGAEERQVRAKLLVGADGARSRVRHWADIKTRGWKYWQSCVTFKIQHEAPRNDIAFERFWYSGPMGVLPLPGNRCQIVWTAPHADAKALQALNEEEFIAQLEGRTGGVLGSLKLVSDRVLFPVQLMQCDRYIQSRLALIGDAAHCCHPVGGQGLNLGIRDAAAIAQILQEAQHQGEDIGKHQILKRYERWRKGENLTILGFTDLLDRMFSNRWFPLVVSRRLGLWLLANIRPLKIYALQLMTGLRGRMPKLVTSNKD, from the coding sequence ATGGCGCTGGAACAGCTAACGAAGACGACGAACCCCAAACCCCAAGACCTAGATTGCGATCTGGTTATTGTTGGAGGCGGCATTGTAGGGGCAACCTTGGCGTGTAGTTTGAAAGGGCCGGGGTTGCAAGTGATATTAATTGAGGCAAAAACTTTAGAAGCGGCAGCCACTCGCCCACAAGCTTATGCCCTATCCTTACTTTCCGGTCGAATTTTTGAGGGAATTGGCGTGTGGGACGACATTTTGCCGAAAATATCCCAATACCATTCCATTCAGCTTTCCGATGCGGATTATCCCCATATCCTGCAATTCCAACCCGAAGATTTAGGCACAGATGCGCTCGGTTATGTGGCGGAACACGGCGTAGTGCTGCGGGCATTACAAAAAAGTCTTGCGGATTGCCCCAATATTCGTTGGTTGTGTCCGGCGGAGGTTGTGGGGATTGAGGATGGCGCGTCGGCGGTTGCAATTCGCGTCAAAATGGGGGCGGAGGAACGACAAGTGCGTGCAAAATTACTCGTAGGGGCAGATGGCGCGCGATCGCGCGTTCGCCATTGGGCAGACATTAAAACCCGTGGCTGGAAGTATTGGCAGTCCTGCGTTACCTTCAAAATTCAGCACGAAGCCCCTCGCAACGATATCGCCTTCGAGCGGTTTTGGTATAGCGGCCCGATGGGCGTATTGCCCCTCCCCGGTAATCGCTGCCAAATCGTCTGGACGGCTCCTCACGCAGACGCAAAAGCCCTTCAAGCTCTTAACGAGGAAGAATTCATTGCCCAACTCGAAGGCAGGACAGGAGGCGTGCTAGGCTCCTTAAAACTGGTCAGCGATCGCGTTCTCTTTCCCGTACAGTTGATGCAGTGCGATCGTTACATTCAATCTCGACTCGCCCTAATTGGCGATGCCGCCCACTGCTGTCACCCCGTTGGCGGTCAAGGACTCAACCTCGGCATCCGCGATGCCGCCGCGATCGCGCAAATCCTCCAAGAAGCCCAACACCAAGGGGAAGACATTGGCAAACACCAAATTCTCAAACGCTACGAACGCTGGCGCAAGGGAGAAAATCTAACTATTCTCGGCTTTACCGATTTACTCGATCGAATGTTCTCCAATCGTTGGTTTCCTTTGGTTGTCAGTCGCCGCCTAGGATTATGGCTATTGGCTAATATTCGTCCTTTGAAAATTTATGCCCTACAACTCATGACGGGTTTGAGGGGACGTATGCCGAAACTTGTAACCTCTAATAAGGATTAA
- a CDS encoding ABC transporter ATP-binding protein: protein MHAVELKNISKRFSGKNKRDFLAVDRIDLPIAQGEFFSLLGPSGCGKTTLLRMIAGFELPTSGEIFIHGEPMRDRPPFHRPVNTVFQNYALFPHLTVADNVAFGLQMEQVPKQEIRSRVGEALAMVKLNGMENRRPRQLSGGQQQRVALARALVKKPQVLLFDEPLAALDLKLRKEMQIELKHMQQQLGITFIFVTHDQGEALTMSDRIAVLNAGKVLQVGTPTDIYEEPRSRFVADFIGETNFLSGQVQQHQDGITSVLVDNTLLLNVARDRELPIGTQVTLIIRPEKAMLYPLDAVKDHCIRGTVEEIVYLGTDTRFVVRLTPQSTIVVRRQNLTRSDLAVAAGKNVQVRLSPGSLRILEEDKAM from the coding sequence ATGCACGCAGTCGAACTTAAAAATATTTCTAAACGCTTTAGCGGGAAAAACAAACGGGATTTTCTCGCTGTGGATCGGATCGATCTTCCCATTGCTCAGGGAGAATTTTTTTCGCTTTTGGGCCCTTCGGGATGCGGGAAAACAACGCTTTTGCGAATGATTGCAGGCTTTGAGTTGCCCACGTCGGGAGAAATTTTTATTCACGGCGAACCGATGCGCGATCGCCCTCCGTTCCACCGTCCGGTGAATACGGTCTTCCAAAACTACGCCCTGTTTCCGCACCTGACAGTGGCGGATAATGTGGCGTTTGGTTTGCAGATGGAACAGGTTCCCAAGCAAGAAATTCGCTCCCGCGTGGGGGAAGCTTTGGCGATGGTGAAGCTGAATGGGATGGAAAATCGCCGTCCTCGTCAGCTCTCTGGCGGTCAGCAACAGCGCGTTGCCTTGGCACGAGCTTTGGTGAAGAAACCCCAAGTCCTGCTGTTTGACGAACCCCTAGCGGCGTTAGATTTGAAGTTGCGCAAGGAGATGCAAATCGAACTCAAGCATATGCAACAGCAGCTTGGCATTACCTTTATTTTTGTGACGCACGATCAAGGGGAAGCCCTTACTATGTCCGACCGCATTGCGGTGTTAAATGCCGGGAAGGTGCTGCAAGTGGGAACGCCAACGGATATTTATGAAGAACCGCGATCGCGGTTTGTGGCGGATTTTATTGGGGAAACCAATTTTCTTTCCGGACAAGTACAGCAACACCAAGATGGCATTACTTCTGTCCTGGTAGACAATACGTTGCTATTGAATGTCGCGCGCGACCGCGAACTCCCCATTGGAACGCAGGTTACTTTAATTATTCGCCCGGAAAAGGCAATGCTCTACCCTCTAGATGCGGTTAAAGACCATTGCATTCGCGGAACCGTAGAAGAGATCGTTTATTTAGGAACAGACACTCGCTTTGTCGTGCGCCTAACCCCCCAAAGCACGATTGTTGTGCGCCGACAAAACTTAACTCGCAGCGATCTCGCCGTGGCGGCGGGAAAAAACGTACAGGTTAGACTGTCTCCGGGGAGTTTGCGCATCCTGGAGGAAGACAAGGCGATGTGA
- a CDS encoding ABC transporter substrate-binding protein: MKRLLIFFLLFLVSAILPIGCTAINPNGVERSGERILSIYNWTDYIDPEVLDEFEKEFGVEIKYDTFDSNESLFAKIRPGNPGYDIIAPTSDYVEIMMKEGLLEKLDLENIPNLKNVDPKFSHPPFDPQNEYSVPYQWGTIGIGYNIEKTGGEIDSWAAIFDPKYTDRVALMEDLRAVLGVTLIYLGYNPNTINPEEIEIAKDYLVRHKETIAVFAPDTGQTLLDQGEVDLAVEWSGDVFQVMEENENLRYVIPKEGSIVWTDNLAIPKNAPHKELAEKFINFILKPEIGAKISNYIKYGTPNQAAIDQGLIEPEDLENPAIYPTPDIFAHLQYASDVGKKISLYDDAWTELKVSMW; this comes from the coding sequence ATGAAACGCCTGTTAATTTTCTTCCTCCTCTTCTTGGTTAGTGCGATTCTCCCCATTGGCTGTACGGCAATTAATCCCAATGGTGTAGAGCGCAGTGGTGAAAGAATTTTGAGTATTTATAACTGGACGGATTACATCGATCCGGAGGTTCTCGATGAATTTGAGAAAGAGTTTGGAGTCGAGATTAAATACGACACTTTTGACAGCAATGAGTCTCTCTTTGCTAAAATTCGTCCCGGCAATCCTGGATACGACATCATTGCGCCCACGAGCGATTATGTAGAAATTATGATGAAGGAGGGCTTACTTGAAAAGCTCGATCTTGAGAATATTCCCAATCTCAAAAATGTCGATCCGAAGTTTAGTCACCCTCCCTTCGATCCCCAAAATGAATACAGCGTTCCCTATCAGTGGGGAACGATAGGAATTGGTTACAACATTGAGAAAACTGGAGGAGAGATTGACAGTTGGGCGGCGATCTTCGATCCAAAATATACCGATCGCGTGGCTTTAATGGAAGATTTGCGTGCGGTCTTAGGCGTAACGTTAATTTATTTGGGCTACAATCCCAACACCATAAATCCGGAGGAGATCGAAATCGCGAAAGACTACCTCGTGCGCCACAAGGAGACGATCGCGGTTTTTGCCCCGGATACCGGACAAACCTTACTGGATCAAGGAGAGGTGGATTTGGCGGTAGAGTGGAGTGGCGATGTTTTCCAGGTGATGGAGGAGAATGAAAATTTGCGCTACGTCATCCCCAAGGAAGGCTCGATCGTTTGGACGGATAATTTAGCGATTCCTAAAAATGCACCCCACAAGGAATTGGCGGAAAAATTCATTAACTTTATCCTCAAACCAGAAATTGGCGCGAAAATCTCGAATTATATTAAGTATGGAACGCCAAACCAAGCCGCGATCGACCAGGGGTTAATCGAACCGGAAGACTTAGAGAATCCTGCCATTTACCCAACGCCGGATATTTTCGCGCATCTCCAGTATGCTAGCGATGTGGGTAAAAAAATCAGTCTTTACGATGATGCTTGGACTGAGTTGAAAGTGAGTATGTGGTAG
- a CDS encoding ABC transporter permease — MTKTNKTDLWIRYGGRASLWAISIFGLIFLYVPIVVLIAYSFNNSRSNAVWRGFTLEWYRSLLIGGFDAGGESVTPDLIWSAFANSMIVGVISTILATILGTAIAIAIERYRFRGRSLLEALLFLPIVIPDITMGVSLLVFFSLIFEAIENLTGIYLVLGLPTIIIGHVAFNISFVAVTVRGRIAELDPALEEAALDLGANEWRTLRRITLPLIAPAILSGALLAFTLSLDDFVITFFTAGVGSTTLPLFVYGLVKKPVPPTINAISTLMLLVSLTLVLSSLAAQRRQSDSA, encoded by the coding sequence ATGACTAAAACCAACAAAACAGATTTATGGATTCGTTATGGAGGAAGAGCATCCCTATGGGCGATTTCCATTTTTGGGCTGATTTTCCTCTATGTTCCAATTGTTGTTTTAATTGCTTACTCTTTCAACAATTCGCGATCGAATGCAGTGTGGCGAGGGTTTACGCTGGAGTGGTATCGCAGCTTGCTGATTGGGGGATTTGATGCCGGAGGGGAGAGCGTTACGCCGGATTTGATCTGGAGTGCGTTCGCCAACAGTATGATTGTCGGGGTGATTTCAACGATTTTAGCAACAATTTTGGGAACCGCGATCGCGATCGCGATCGAACGCTATCGATTTCGCGGAAGATCCCTCCTAGAAGCCCTTCTCTTCCTCCCGATTGTGATTCCAGATATCACAATGGGCGTATCATTGCTCGTGTTTTTTAGCCTGATCTTCGAGGCGATTGAGAATTTAACGGGAATCTATCTCGTCCTTGGTTTGCCCACGATTATCATCGGTCACGTGGCATTTAATATTTCCTTTGTTGCGGTTACGGTTCGCGGGAGAATCGCAGAACTCGATCCCGCCTTGGAAGAAGCAGCCCTCGATTTGGGAGCAAATGAATGGCGAACGCTGCGCCGCATTACCCTCCCTTTAATTGCTCCTGCTATTTTAAGCGGCGCTTTGCTGGCGTTTACCCTCTCTCTAGATGATTTTGTGATTACCTTCTTCACCGCAGGGGTGGGTTCGACCACATTACCCCTCTTCGTTTATGGTTTGGTGAAAAAACCCGTACCGCCAACTATTAATGCCATTTCAACCCTCATGCTGCTTGTGTCTTTAACGTTGGTGCTTTCTTCCCTCGCCGCCCAGCGTCGCCAGAGCGATTCGGCATGA
- a CDS encoding ABC transporter permease — protein MTVGQPSEQKNPSNLETRKRKILTLLLLPGTAWLLLFFVAPLLIVLLYSFLERGTYGGVLWQFSLENYQRLSKGVYWVVLWRSIFLALLTTVACLLIGYPIAFFIATRPPRWRSVLLLLVIIPFWTNFLVRTYAWIIILRKEGVVNVILQSLHIIDEPLKLVFTPFAVILGLIYGYLPFMILPLYATLERFDFSLVEAGQDLGGNDLRVFFRVVLPLTMRGIISGSLLVFIPSVGAFITPDILGGAKGLMIGNVIQDQFLRARNEPFGSVLSILMMAAVLIPVWLYFRVSEDD, from the coding sequence ATGACTGTTGGGCAGCCCTCAGAGCAAAAAAACCCTTCTAATCTCGAAACGCGCAAGCGAAAGATACTTACCCTACTCTTATTGCCGGGAACCGCTTGGCTACTTCTCTTTTTTGTCGCCCCGCTTCTCATCGTCTTGCTCTATAGCTTTTTGGAGAGGGGAACTTACGGCGGCGTACTCTGGCAATTCAGCCTCGAAAACTATCAGCGATTGAGTAAAGGAGTTTACTGGGTTGTTCTGTGGCGTTCAATTTTCCTTGCCCTTCTCACCACGGTAGCCTGCTTGCTCATCGGGTATCCCATTGCCTTTTTTATCGCGACGCGCCCCCCTCGCTGGCGCAGCGTTTTGCTCCTGTTGGTGATTATTCCTTTTTGGACGAACTTTTTAGTCAGAACTTATGCCTGGATTATCATCCTACGCAAAGAAGGCGTTGTGAATGTTATTCTGCAAAGTTTGCATATTATTGACGAACCCCTAAAACTCGTTTTCACGCCTTTTGCGGTTATTTTGGGTTTGATTTATGGCTATTTACCTTTTATGATTCTTCCGTTATATGCCACGCTCGAACGATTTGATTTTTCTTTGGTTGAAGCGGGACAAGATTTAGGAGGAAACGACTTGCGCGTGTTTTTTCGCGTTGTTCTACCTTTAACGATGCGAGGCATTATTTCGGGTTCTCTTCTGGTGTTTATCCCCTCTGTGGGCGCTTTTATCACTCCTGATATTTTGGGAGGGGCGAAGGGGTTAATGATTGGTAATGTGATTCAAGATCAATTCCTGCGGGCGCGTAACGAACCCTTTGGTTCAGTCCTGTCAATTCTGATGATGGCTGCGGTTTTAATTCCCGTATGGCTGTATTTCCGAGTGTCTGAGGATGATTAG
- a CDS encoding tetratricopeptide repeat protein: MEQYSKVIKDFDRAVELDPEYDWAIARRGETYQEMERYDDALQDFNRAIELDPEYIWAIARRGETYQEMERYDDALQDFDRAIELDPEYIWAIASRGETYRLMERYEDVIKDFNRAIELDPEYDWVIARRGETYQEMERYDDALQDFNKAIELDPEYLLAIVLRGLTYQAIECYEDALKDFDKAIQLDPDDDLAIAQRGETYRLMEHYDDALKDFDRAIQLDPEYDWAIVQRGLTYREMERYDDAIKDCDRAIQLNPKNKLAIALRGLIYQSMESYGNALQDFSRAIELDPENAWTIASRGEIYRLMERYENALQDFDKAIEINPESDWKIESRGQTYRDMERYDDALKDFSKVIELDPDNAWAIANRGQIYREMKRYKNALQDLNTAIEFDPESAWKLASRGETYRLIEHYDEALQDFDRAIQLDPEYDWAIARRGETYQEMERYDDAIKDFNRAIELDPEYTWAIARRGETYQEMERYDDAIKDFNRAIELDPEYDWAISSRGETYRLMERYEDVIKDFNRAIELDPEYDWAIAQRGETYRLMERYEDALKDFSKAIELDPEYIWAIRERGETYLMLQRYTEALADFNRALELDDDDWYLYDRALVYLALKQPENAQTDLNRAIHLARQTYNENQENSRNTFNLALYFLAAGNSQQAKHFYCDAIKNGASPQSIQEAIRDLDDFLRIFPQHPGATAARQALQNLKVE; encoded by the coding sequence ATGGAACAATACTCTAAAGTCATCAAAGACTTCGACAGAGCCGTAGAACTTGACCCCGAATATGATTGGGCGATCGCGCGACGAGGAGAAACATACCAAGAAATGGAGCGTTACGATGATGCTCTCCAAGACTTCAATAGAGCTATCGAACTCGATCCTGAATATATTTGGGCGATCGCGCGACGAGGAGAAACATACCAAGAAATGGAGCGCTACGATGATGCTCTCCAAGACTTCGATAGAGCTATCGAACTCGATCCTGAATATATTTGGGCGATCGCGAGTCGAGGAGAAACGTACCGCTTGATGGAGCGTTACGAAGATGTCATCAAAGACTTTAATAGAGCTATCGAACTCGATCCCGAATATGATTGGGTGATCGCGCGACGAGGAGAAACATACCAAGAAATGGAGCGCTACGATGATGCTCTCCAAGACTTCAATAAAGCAATTGAACTCGATCCTGAATACCTATTGGCAATCGTACTTCGAGGCTTAACTTACCAAGCAATAGAATGTTATGAAGATGCCCTCAAGGACTTTGATAAAGCTATTCAGCTTGACCCCGATGATGATTTGGCAATCGCGCAACGGGGAGAAACGTACCGCTTGATGGAGCATTACGATGATGCCCTCAAGGACTTTGATAGAGCTATTCAACTTGACCCCGAATATGATTGGGCGATCGTGCAACGAGGACTAACTTATCGAGAGATGGAGCGTTACGATGATGCCATCAAAGACTGTGACAGAGCTATTCAACTCAATCCTAAAAACAAATTGGCGATCGCGCTTCGAGGATTAATTTACCAATCAATGGAGAGTTACGGAAATGCTCTTCAAGACTTTAGTAGAGCTATCGAGCTTGACCCGGAAAATGCCTGGACTATCGCGAGTCGAGGAGAAATATACCGCTTGATGGAGCGCTACGAAAATGCTCTTCAAGATTTTGACAAAGCCATCGAAATCAATCCTGAGTCGGATTGGAAAATCGAGAGCCGAGGGCAAACTTATCGAGATATGGAGCGTTACGATGATGCTCTCAAGGATTTTAGTAAAGTCATCGAACTTGACCCCGACAATGCCTGGGCGATCGCGAATCGGGGACAAATTTATCGAGAGATGAAGCGATATAAAAATGCACTCCAAGACCTTAACACAGCTATCGAATTCGATCCTGAATCGGCTTGGAAGCTCGCGAGTCGGGGAGAAACCTATCGCTTGATAGAGCATTATGATGAAGCACTCCAAGACTTCGATAGAGCTATTCAACTTGACCCCGAATATGATTGGGCGATCGCGCGACGGGGAGAAACATACCAAGAAATGGAGCGCTACGATGATGCCATCAAAGACTTCAATAGAGCTATCGAACTCGATCCTGAATATACTTGGGCGATCGCGCGACGGGGAGAAACATACCAAGAAATGGAGCGCTACGATGATGCCATCAAAGACTTCAATAGAGCTATCGAACTCGATCCCGAATATGATTGGGCAATATCGAGTCGAGGAGAAACGTACCGCTTGATGGAGCGTTACGAAGATGTCATCAAAGACTTTAATAGAGCTATCGAACTCGATCCCGAATATGATTGGGCGATCGCGCAACGGGGAGAAACGTACCGCTTGATGGAGCGTTATGAAGATGCTCTCAAAGACTTCAGTAAAGCAATTGAACTAGACCCTGAATATATTTGGGCAATTAGAGAGCGAGGGGAAACCTACCTCATGCTTCAACGCTACACTGAAGCCCTTGCAGATTTTAATCGCGCTCTTGAACTTGATGATGATGATTGGTATCTGTACGATCGCGCGCTTGTCTATTTAGCCCTCAAACAACCCGAAAACGCTCAAACCGACCTGAATCGAGCCATTCACCTCGCACGACAAACCTACAACGAAAACCAAGAAAACTCGCGCAACACCTTTAACCTCGCCCTCTACTTCCTCGCTGCGGGCAATTCCCAACAAGCCAAACACTTCTACTGCGATGCTATTAAAAACGGCGCATCCCCTCAATCCATCCAAGAAGCAATCCGCGATCTAGACGATTTCCTGCGCATTTTTCCCCAACACCCCGGAGCAACCGCAGCACGACAAGCGTTACAGAATTTGAAAGTTGAATGA